The Candidatus Binatia bacterium genomic sequence GTTCGCGCGATGCGGCGTCGCCCGCTTGGAGTTTCGCAGGTGCTGCGCCGTGGACTCATACGACGTTCCGAGGAAGAGCGCGAGTTGATACACCTGCTCACGCGTAACGATCCGGTCGATTCCGTGCCGCGCGGCATAACCGTCGATGAGCCCGGGCGGCATGAGAAACCACGAGGCGAAGCTTTCCGCGAGCTTCTCCTCGTCCGTCTTCGGTGGGGAGCCCGACTCGAAGATGTCGTTGGAGTCCAGCGTGGTGTAATGCTTGAAGAACAGGTGCCCGAGTTCGTGTGCGACGCTGTACCGCTGACGGGAAAGTGGATGGTTGGAGTTGACGATGATTCCAGCGGAATCGCTTTCATGGACAATCGCCGCACCGAGCTTGTAGAGGGGACGAAACGCAAGGAAAATCCCGCGCTTGGCCGCAACGTCGAACGCATCGATCCACCGGTTCGTTTTGACGCCCCAATTACGATGAGCTTTCGCTGAGGCGTTGAGCGCGGCGGTCGACGCGTGTAGCCAGTTCACCCGCGCTCCTTACCCCTACGTTGGAATCGAAGGAACTCGGCGAAGCGCAGCACTTCCTGTTGATCCTCCGCCGTTAGGTCGCCCGCGGCGCGCGCGAAGGCGCTGAGCAGCGACTGATCGGCGACCTTCACTTCGGTCTCGTCGAGAAAGTAGGAAACCGGCCGCAGGTAGACGCGCGCGAGCTTCTTGAGCTCCGTGCTCTCCACGCGCCGCTTGCCACTCTCGATTTCGGCGATCGCGGTGCGCGGAATGCCCGTCCGCTCCGACACATATTGCTGGGTGAGATTGAGGTATTCGCGCGCCTCGCGCAGTCGGGCGCGTAGCGCGAGCTGGTCGTCTACGGCGCTCACGCTGACTGCACAATCCGCTGGGCGAGCAGGTCCTGGATGAACACTGAAAGGCGAGCGACATCGCGCTGGACCTCCTCCACCTCCACTGGATCCAAATCAAGCCCGAAGTGCTCTTCGATCTCGAACTGGTAGTGGACGAACTCCTCAGAACTCCACGGGGGATCGTGCGGGCTGCGTAGTCCCTCCTCGCGGACCGCTTCGAGGGTAATATTGCGATCTCGGGCGACTAGGCCGAGCAGGTAGTCCTCTATTTCGGTGATAGGCGGGATTGTCGGCATATGGAACTCCAGTTGTCGGATTTTCCGACATTATACTGGAGAGCAAAGGTCCGGGTCAAGGAGCGGTTGCTATGGGTGGCGTGTCAGGGTCAAAGAAGGCTTTGGCCTTGGCACGCCGGCGCTGGAAGCTCCCGGCCCGCGCGTGGCAGTCGGCGCAGTTTGGGGGCTAGCAGGCAAGGCGGTGCGCCCGACCGAGATGTCGGTGTGGAGCAGATAGATAACTAGGCCGGCAACGAGCGCAATGCCCAAAGCCATCACCGCGCTCAAAGTGGCCCGGATGCCCACTTGCTCGTGTTCCAACTTATCAAGGCGAGAATCGAGCATGTCGATCGTCTTCCACTCCCCGGAGATCGGTCCAACGATATCAGAGGTAATGCCGTCGTGGCCCCCGCCTTGACGCGCCCATTTAGTTGGATGATCGAGCGACAGGAACCAAATGAGAAAGCAGTCTTCTCCGCTGCGCAAATGGATGGTGGACGGTCCGGCGTTGAAAACCCCAAAGATGAGCTTGCCACTGTAACCTGGATCGACGTGAAAGCCGGAGACGTTAACGAGACCGCGCCACTTGATGCGCGCCTTGATTGAGATCAGCGCCATGGCGTCGTTTGGGACCATGACTGTTTCGGCTGTAACGAGAAACGCGTATTGGCCAGGCGGAATGACGATATCTTGGCCCGTCTGAAGTTGGCGGATGACGGCATTGTCGCGCCCTTCTAGACTGCTTGGAGATACGTAGACCTCATTCCCAACCTTGAGCGTGTACGCCGCACCATCAACCGCCGCGGCCGTAGCGGGGAAGACAACTTCTTCTAAGTGTGATATCAGCGTCTCGGCGCTCCAAACCGGCATTCGTGACGACTCCGGCGCGCAGCGATCTTATCCTCCCTGCTTTCTCCTTAGCGGCATCTTGGTGCGCGCGAACGGTGTGCCGGCTTAGCCGAACTCCCTAGTAGAAGCCTCAGAGCAGCTCCGCGCACTGTGGCTCTTGGGCGCCGCCACCTTCGACCCGCGGGGTTCCCTATAGCGGAGATGTAGTTCACCGCCTCCCTCGGTAGTTAGTGCTGTTGGGCGCCGTTCGTCAGCCCCGGCCCACCAAAGATCGAGCTTCTGGCTTGCCGGTCGCTGTTCGCGCCGGTCCTGTCGGAATTACTCAGCCAGTGCGCTCGTCGCGCTAAGGCCGAAATCCGCC encodes the following:
- a CDS encoding ImmA/IrrE family metallo-endopeptidase, with the protein product MNWLHASTAALNASAKAHRNWGVKTNRWIDAFDVAAKRGIFLAFRPLYKLGAAIVHESDSAGIIVNSNHPLSRQRYSVAHELGHLFFKHYTTLDSNDIFESGSPPKTDEEKLAESFASWFLMPPGLIDGYAARHGIDRIVTREQVYQLALFLGTSYESTAQHLRNSKRATPHRANDWLKRPPQDIKERLAVGFAPASWRSDIHMLDEIDDQMPRLVRSGDHVIVRLPEIPSSGYRWRHHDDARFAIVSDSYDSDYDAGERPVPTGKLRMRRFVLCVGDVEQRVDTALTFVQARSWKPAQSVRRFFAPMTIESTARLGFPVRYLEELAA
- a CDS encoding helix-turn-helix transcriptional regulator translates to MSAVDDQLALRARLREAREYLNLTQQYVSERTGIPRTAIAEIESGKRRVESTELKKLARVYLRPVSYFLDETEVKVADQSLLSAFARAAGDLTAEDQQEVLRFAEFLRFQRRGKERG
- a CDS encoding deoxycytidine triphosphate deaminase, producing the protein MPVWSAETLISHLEEVVFPATAAAVDGAAYTLKVGNEVYVSPSSLEGRDNAVIRQLQTGQDIVIPPGQYAFLVTAETVMVPNDAMALISIKARIKWRGLVNVSGFHVDPGYSGKLIFGVFNAGPSTIHLRSGEDCFLIWFLSLDHPTKWARQGGGHDGITSDIVGPISGEWKTIDMLDSRLDKLEHEQVGIRATLSAVMALGIALVAGLVIYLLHTDISVGRTALPASPQTAPTATRGPGASSAGVPRPKPSLTLTRHP